The stretch of DNA CCCTGGGGGTGGTCCAGGGTAACTACACCCTCCAGCCTGCCCAAAGCGCCTTCACCTTGGTTCAAGGGGGCCAGGGACAGGTGGAGGTCGCCGTTGTCCGGCAGAACTTCACGGGGGCGGTTACCCTCTCCCTGGAGGGGAACGCGCCCCTGGCCACGAGCCCGGCTCCGGACAAGATCGCCTGGGCCTTCAACCCGAACCCCGCCGCGGGGAACAGCAGCACCTTGACCCTGCAGGTGGGGGCGCAGGTGCCCGCGGGGCAGTACAGTCTGACCCTCAAGGGGCGGGCCCAGGGGCAGCCGGATAGGACCGCCACCCTGACCCTCGCGGTGCAGGCGCAGGGCGGTGGGGGTAACGGTGGCACTCCCGTGGCCGGAGATAGACGGGCGGCCGTTTCCGCACCTTTCAATAACGTCACCTATGGGGCCGACCGCTTTGTGGCGGTGGGGGAGTGGGGCATCATCCTGGTTTCTCCCCCTCCCCACTAAGCCTTGGGGCACTCCTGGGGGCGATGCCCTGGGGTTTCCGCCGGGGGCCCGCCCCTCCCCCGGGCGCCCCGGTGCCTCCCCTGGCCGGGGGGCTCCGGCCTGGGCGGGGTGTTTGTTCGCGAAAGAGAGCTTTCGCGAACAAACCCCTCTTGACCTCCTCACTTATTTGGAAAAGGACATGGGTTGGAAGGGCCAAAAACGCCCCACTCTGGGAAGGGGTGGTGTTTCCCCCCCAGCAGACTTCTTCCCCCTGCATGGGCTTGCCGTGGAAGGGTGGCCTCGAGGAGGATCGGGGACCAAACTTCATCAATAGGGGCTAACGCTTGTGGGAGTCTACCGGGTGTCCTTTTTTGGTGGTGACTAAGGGATGGGGTTTAGGACGAGGCAACCACCACCTGTTCTAGAATGTGAGCGAGATGGTGCGAAAGGAAACCCTTCTTATAGCCTTGCTCGCCCTGGCCCTGGCCGGGCTCCTCTCCGCCTGCAACACCCTCTTCTCCCCTCCCAAGCCCAACCCCGTGGCCCTCTCCGCCCCCACGGACGCCTCCGTCCCCGTGGACCCGGGCGGGAGCCACACCCTGACCCTCACCCTCCAGGACACGGCGAAGCGGGTGGA from Thermus sp. LT1-2-5 encodes:
- a CDS encoding choice-of-anchor U domain-containing protein; its protein translation is MQGAQLQGRTATFQVRDGGELDVDGQANGEVRDPVALGVVQGNYTLQPAQSAFTLVQGGQGQVEVAVVRQNFTGAVTLSLEGNAPLATSPAPDKIAWAFNPNPAAGNSSTLTLQVGAQVPAGQYSLTLKGRAQGQPDRTATLTLAVQAQGGGGNGGTPVAGDRRAAVSAPFNNVTYGADRFVAVGEWGIILVSPPPH